One stretch of Miscanthus floridulus cultivar M001 chromosome 18, ASM1932011v1, whole genome shotgun sequence DNA includes these proteins:
- the LOC136521641 gene encoding WAT1-related protein At3g30340-like — MWSAGCMEQWAPTAAMVATNVVIAVMNALIKQALSQGMNRLVLITFRQMLATLFLGPIAYFKERKMRPKFTTEIFVYMFLSGILGPVLLQYTLFVGLDYTTATFAATFGNLLPVVTFLISLAFRFEALEVRSRSGSAKISGTLISLGGAMMLTFYKGSALTHTTTSLSPSSMAPSSSGSSGEHGTVRWVLGSVSMLANVVGFALWLLLQRKFTRKYPAVYSATAFMSLFSFVQAGALALSVQRSSLAVWALRGTVEIATVVYCGIVASGIGYLLLTYCVEKRGPVFTAAFSPLAQIFVAGIDLFILHEPLYLGSVLGSVLVILGLYLVLWGKKEEAAAEAAAKPVQVAEVELQEKV; from the exons ATGTGGAGTGCAGGATGCATGGAACAGTGGGCGCCGACGGCGGCAATGGTGGCCACCAACGTCGTGATCGCCGTTATGAACGCGCTGATCAAGCAGGCACTGAGCCAGGGCATGAACAGGCTGGTCCTCATCACTTTCCGGCAGATGCTGGCCACCCTGTTCCTTGGCCCCATTGCCTACTTCAAGGAAAG GAAGATGAGACCAAAGTTCACAACCGAAATCTTTGTGTACATGTTCCTCAGTGGAATTCTTGG GCCGGTGCTGCTTCAGTACACATTGTTTGTGGGATTGGATTACACGACAGCAACATTTGCTGCAACTTTCGGAAATTTGCTTCCAGTGGTTACTTTCCTCATATCACTTGCTTTCAG ATTTGAAGCACTGGAGGTGAGGAGCAGGTCAGGGAGTGCCAAGATCTCAGGGACACTCATCTCCCTCGGCGGCGCAATGATGCTCACCTTCTACAAGGGTTCAGCACTGACCCACACCACCACATCGCTGTCGCCGTCATCCATGGCTCCATCCTCCTCCGGCAGCAGTGGCGAGCACGGCACGGTCCGGTGGGTGCTGGGCTCCGTCTCCATGCTCGCCAACGTCGTCGGCTTCGCGCTGTGGCTGCTCCTGCAGCGGAAGTTCACCCGGAAGTACCCGGCCGTGTACTCGGCGACGGCGTTCATGTCGCTCTTCAGCTTCGTCCAGGCCGGAGCGCTCGCCCTGTCGGTCCAGAGGAGCAGCCTTGCCGTGTGGGCTCTCAGGGGCACCGTTGAGATCGCCACGGTGGTCTACTGT GGTATAGTGGCATCCGGCATTGGGTACCTTCTGCTCACATATTGCGTGGAGAAGAGAGGCCCTGTCTTCACAGCTGCCTTCAGCCCGCTCGCTCAGATCTTCGTCGCTGGCATCGATCTCTTCATCCTCCATGAACCTCTCTACCTTGGAAG CGTGCTAGGATCAGTGCTGGTTATTCTCGGACTCTACCTTGTGCTGTGGGGCAAGAAAGAGGAAGCTGCTGCAGAGGCGGCGGCGAAGCCAGTTCAGGTGGCCGAGGTAGAACTGCAAGAGAAAGTGTGA
- the LOC136521640 gene encoding WAT1-related protein At4g01440-like, which translates to MLGMARINEWKPVIAMLVFDLISAVTTALIKKALQEGLDRLVLITLRQLVATVFLAPIAYFRERNTRPKLTLEILVYLFFSAAFGAALSQYTFFYGLQYTTATFAITFTNVAPVLTFLIAVLLRVESLNMKNKAGAAKIVGTLTSLAGVMLLTLYKGVSLTHLAEEPSPDHHGAAAAGSSSDRKSWTLGTLALLANCLCFSFWLLLQSRLTKKYPALYSSTAYMFLISSLQGGALTAAIQRRASVWVLTRPLEIVTVLYTGVMGSGVGYVLMTWCVEKRGPVFTSAFIPVIQIMVAMIDFFFLHENLYLGSVLGSILLILGLYILLWGKKRDASEASSAAAEAAKEEEEEEEEDKEKQVRS; encoded by the exons ATGTTGGGCATGGCACGCATCAACGAGTGGAAGCCGGTGATCGCGATGCTAGTCTTCGACCTCATCTCCGCCGTGACAACTGCCCTGATCAAGAAGGCACTGCAGGAGGGGCTCGACCGCCTGGTGCTCATCACGCTGCGGCAGCTTGTGGCCACGGTCTTCCTCGCTCCAATCGCTTACTTCAGAGAGCG GAACACAAGGCCTAAGCTCACACTGGAGATCCTAGTGTACCTCTTCTTCAGTGCAGCGTTTGG CGCCGCGCTCTCTCAGTACACCTTCTTCTACGGGTTGCAGTACACCACCGCAACGTTTGCCATAACTTTCACCAACGTGGCTCCTGTGCTCACTTTTCTCATTGCAGTCTTGCTAAG GGTGGAGTCACTGAACATGAAGAACAAGGCAGGAGCAGCAAAGATCGTCGGAACGCTCACGTCGTTGGCCGGCGTCATGCTCCTGACCCTCTACAAGGGCGTTTCCCTGACGCACCTAGCTGAAGAACCTAGCCCGGATCACcacggagcagcagcagcagggtcGTCGTCTGACAGGAAGAGCTGGACGCTGGGAACTCTGGCATTGCTCGCCAATTGCCTGTGCTTCTCCTTCTGGCTGCTGCTGCAGTCCAGGCTGACCAAGAAGTACCCGGCGCTCTACTCCAGCACGGCCTACATGTTCCTCATCAGCTCACTGCAGGGCGGGGCCCTCACGGCGGCCATACAGAGGCGAGCTTCGGTGTGGGTTCTGACGAGGCCGCTGGAGATCGTTACGGTCTTATATACA GGAGTCATGGGGTCCGGAGTGGGCTATGTGCTGATGACGTGGTGCGTGGAGAAGAGAGGGCCGGTGTTCACGTCAGCCTTCATCCCTGTCATACAGATCATGGTTGCCATGATCGATTTCTTCTTTCTCCATGAGAATCTCTATCTTGGAAG TGTTCTGGGATCCATACTCTTGATTCTGGGCCTCTATATTCTGCTGTGGGGAAAGAAGAGGGATGCCTCAGAAGcatcatcagcagcagcagaagctgccaaggaagaggaggaggaggaggaggaggacaaagAGAAGCAAGTCAGATCATGA